A genomic region of Trifolium pratense cultivar HEN17-A07 linkage group LG3, ARS_RC_1.1, whole genome shotgun sequence contains the following coding sequences:
- the LOC123918562 gene encoding probable protein phosphatase 2C 4, which yields MGNGIGKLTVCFTGNNGGKRKHDISILITDPLDEGLGHSFCYVRPDPTRLSSSKVHSEETTTFRTISGASVSANTSTPLSTAFMDLYSYGCFDRAAAFESSTSFASLPLQPIPKNLISSGSGPFSGNFGVGGGFPSSGPLERGFMSGPIERGFMSGPIEKENTDQFQRSFSHSGLGFSVRPRTRKEKWIRVLQRAISKTLSRGGQNSIVTPIKGVAVKEPPEWILAGEKHHNENLTVSSLNLSSEGSLEDDDSLGSQNLQWAQGKAGEDRVHVVVSEEHGWVFVGIYDGFNGPDAPDYLLSNLYTFVHKELKGLLWDDGGSPDNLNFKPRDSVDDDVVGNEDKVFDDCSQCVDQEKMDSVTKRKKRGKNSKNKYKDAAKKHEENHRRWKCEWDRERLELDRRLKEQLSGGDGDDNSVNHSDVLEALSRALRKTEESYLDVADKMVTENPELALMGSCVLVMLMKGEDVYVMNVGDSRAVLAQKAEPDYWIGKIRQDLERINEETMHDLESWDDADKSNVVPSLSAFQLTKDHSTNVEEEVIRIIKEHPDDPCAVVNDRVKGSLKVTRAFGAGFLKQPKWNNALLEMFRIDYVGNSPYITCQPYLKHHRLGQKDKFLILCSDGLYQYLSNEEAVAEVELFITLQPEGDPAQHLVEEVLFRAAKKAGLDFHELLEIPQGDRRRYHDDVSIIVISLEGRIWRSCV from the exons aTGGGTAACGGAATAGGAAAATTAACGGTGTGTTTCACCGGTAACAACGGTGGTAAGAGGAAACACgatatatcaattttaataaCGGATCCTTTAGATGAAGGTCTTGGTCACAGTTTCTGTTATGTTAGACCCGACCCGACCCGTTTATCTAGTTCGAAAGTTCATTCTGAAGAAACAACAACTTTCAGAACTATTTCTGGTGCTTCTGTTAGCGCTAACACGTCGACGCCGTTATCAACGGCGTTTATGGATTTATACTCTTACGGTTGTTTTGATAGAGCTGCTGCGTTTGAAAGTTCAACTTCTTTTGCTTCTCTTCCTTTACAACCGATTCCGAAGAATCTGATAAGTTCCGGTTCGGGTCCTTTTTCTGGTAATTTCGGTGTTGGTGGTGGTTTTCCGAGTTCCGGTCCACTTGAGCGTGGTTTTATGTCCGGTCCGATTGAGCGTGGGTTCATGTCCGGTCCgattgaaaaagaaaacacCGATCAGTTTCAGAGAAGCTTTTCTCATAGTGGATTAGGGTTTTCCGTTCGACCTAGAACGAGAAAAGAGAAATGGATTCGTGTTCTTCAGAGAGCGATTTCGAAGACTCTGTCACGTGGAGGACAGAACTCTATCGTTACTCCGATCAAAGGTGTCGCCGTTAAGGAACCGCCGGAGTGGATTCTTGCAGGTGAGAAGCATCATAACGAGAATTTGACTGTGAGTAGTTTGAATTTGAGTAGTGAAGGTAGTTTGGAAGATGATGATTCGTTGGGTAGTCAGAATCTTCAATGGGCTCAGGGAAAAGCAGGGGAAGATCGTGTTCATGTTGTTGTTTCTGAAGAACATGGTTGGGTTTTTGTTGGAATTTACGATGGATTTAACGGTCCTGATGCGCCGGATTATTTACTTTCGAATCTTTATACTTTTGTTCATAAGGAACTTAAAGGGTTGCTTTGGGATGACGGTGGTTCACCggataatttgaattttaaaccGCGTGATTcggttgatgatgatgttgttgggAATGAAGATAAGGTGTTTGATGATTGTTCTCAATGTGTTGATCAAGAGAAAATGGATTCGGTTACGAAGAGAAAAAAGAGAGGTAAGAACTCGAAGAATAAGTACAAAGATGCAGCGAAGAAACACGAAGAGAATCATAGGAGATGGAAGTGTGAATGGGATAGAGAGAGATTAGAGCTTGATAGAAGATTGAAGGAACAACTGAGTGGTGGTGACGGTGACGATAATTCTGTTAATCATTCAGATGTTTTGGAAGCTTTATCTCGAGCTTTGAGGAAAACTGAGGAGTCTTATCTTGATGTTGCTGATAAGATGGTGACGGAGAATCCGGAACTTGCTTTGATGGGTTCATGTGTTCTGGTAATGTTGATGAAAGGGGAAGATGTTTATGTGATGAATGTGGGAGATAGTAGAGCTGTGTTGGCACAAAAAGCTGAACCTGATTATTGGATTGGGAAAATTAGACAGGATTTGGAGAGGATTAATGAAGAGACAATGCATGATCTTGAATCATGGGATGATGCTGATAAATCAAATGTTGTTCCTAGTTTAAGTGCTTTTCAGCTTACCAAGGATCATAGTACCAATGTTGAAGAG GAAGTAATCAGGATAATAAAAGAGCACCCGGATGATCCTTGTGCCGTGGTCAACGATCGTGTGAAGGGATCTCTCAAGGTTACTCGAGCATTCGGTGCAGGATTTCTCAAACAG CCCAAATGGAACAATGCACTTCTGGAGATGTTTAGAATAGACTACGTAGGAAATTCCCCATACATCACTTGCCAACCATACCTTAAACACCACAGATTAGGCCAAAAAGACAAATTTTTGATTCTATGCTCCGACGGACTCTATCAATACTTATCAAACGAAGAAGCAGTAGCTGAAGTTGAGCTTTTCATCACATTGCAACCTGAAGGAGACCCTGCTCAACATTTGGTTGAAGAAGTCTTGTTTCGTGCTGCGAAGAAAGCTG GTTTGGATTTCCACGAATTGCTCGAAATTCCACAAGGCGATAGGCGGCGTTACCACGACGATGTTTCCATCATTGTTATTTCTTTGGAAGGAAGGATATGGAGATCATGTGTATAA